Part of the Cottoperca gobio chromosome 16, fCotGob3.1, whole genome shotgun sequence genome, tgtgtgtgtggagggggggggaatgagTGTGTATATGCGATTAACATTGTTTAACATAATGCATGATTTGTCTGCAGGTGTGTCTGACCCTGACTGCCAAACGTATGGCGAAGAAAAACTGCCTGGTGAAAAATTTGGAAGCTGTGGAAACCCTCGGCTCCACCTCCACCATCTGCTCCGACAAGACAGGCACCCTGACCCAGAACAGGATGACCGTGGCCCACATGTGGTTTGACAACCAGATCCACGAGGCCGACACCACCGAGGACCAGTCTGGTGAGCGAGGACGGGGACGACGTGTGTCACCGCTGCAACAAGGATAAATGATTAGAATTCATGAAGGTTAATAattccatctcttctctctccgcTCCAGGTGCCTCTTTTCGACAAGAGCTCAGTGACTTGGCTGTCTCTGGCTCGTATCGCCGGTCTGTGTAACCGTGCTCAGTTCAAAGCAGGACAAGACGCTCTGCCCATCCTGAAGCGTGACGTGGCCGGCGATGCCTCAGAGTCCGCGCTGCTGAAGTGCATCGAGCTGTGCTGCGGCTCCGTCAGAGCATCCAGAGACTAGGAATAAGAAGGTGGCCGAGATCCCCTTCAACTCCACCAACAAATACCAGGTAAGTTACAGGTTGAGATGTAGAACATGAGAGAAACCCTGTATGCATACAATAATATTGAATAGTATGTATGACAGGATTTCACAACGCGTCTCATTCCAGGCTTCacagctgcagtgtgtaaacattaagtaaaaagctaaagtaTATACACCCTATTCACTACATTAAACTCACTTTCTATCATCCTCTTTAGCTCTCAGTACATGAAACAGAAGATGTTAATGACAACCGCTACCTGCTGGTGATGAAGGGCGCTCCAGAGAGGATCCTGGACCGCTGCTCCACCATCCTGCTGCAGGGCAAAGAACAACCTATGGATGAAGAGCTGAAGGAATCTTTCCAGAATGCGTACATGGAGCTGGGAGGACTGGGAGAGAGAGTGCTCGGTAAGGATCAAAGATAGGGTGGGAGGGATGGGGACAGGGTATGTAAGTGTGACCATGACGTGAGGTTCCCTTATTTAGATGgatccttttttttattggcGTGCTACTGTGTTGCTTCTGCTTTCAATGTGTCACTTAAAAGACATTAGTTACAGTGAAAGTAGTGCGTTCATCagcctgaaacacaaaacatgcgTTAAAGGTAACTGCGATTCATCCatcataataattaaaaacgATGCACTATTGAAATGTAGTTTTCcgaagaaagaaaatcaatatataaacatttagaCACATTTAACACGCTAAGGAATGAGGCTAGAAGATCGGCGTTGATTCTTGGAgatcacaaacactcacatgtcCTTCCCCTCCAGGTTTCTGCCACGTCATGCTCCCAGAAGATCAGTACCCCAAGGGCTTCGCCTTTGACACAGAGGACGTCAACTTCCAGACAGACAACCTTTGCTTTGTTGGCCTCATGTCCATGATCGACCCTCCCCGTGCCGCTGTGCCCGATGCTGTTGGCAAATGCCGATCTGCTGGTATCAAGGTGagtttactttagtttttaCATCTCATCTCTTCTGGGTCACAGTGCAGTTGAGATCACGTGATGAAATGTCCTTTTCGTTGCTCTCGTCAGGTCATCATGGTCACTGGAGATCACCCAATCACAGCCAAGGCCATCGCCAAGGGAGTGGGCATCATCTCAGAGGGCAACGAGACAGTGGAGGACATTGCAGCTCGCCTCAACATCCCCGTCAGCCAGGTCAACCCCAGGTAAACAAAAACTGACTCGCCTGTCTTACAAACGATGGTCAATTTACGAGGCTCGCATCAACACTTCCGTGTTTGTGTTCAGGGATGCCAAAGCCTGCGTGATCCACGGGACAGACCTAAAAGATCTGTCTCAGGATCAGATGGACGACATCCTGAGGAACCACACAGAGATCGTCTTTGCCCGCACGTCCCCACAGCAGAAGCTCATCATCGTAGAGGGCTGCCAGAGACTGGTACGAACATCTTGATATTGGTTTATAATAAAACCCCTTATGGACAACACGATCTCTAATCCAAGCAGCgctgtccttgtgttttatATTGGCGTGAAGAGAAGACGACGTTTGTTCTTAACATGACATTCAGGGAGTGCACTTACACGTAGCACTATACTTCTACAACAGCAGATGGCGCTAGTGATCCGTTGAATGACGCTTCCCTGAAGACATTAAACATTCACTGTCAGATGGGTAGATTGCTTTTGAAACACCGAAAGGTTTCAGCttaatttgattaaaatgtattaattcaaACGTTTGAATGTATTGCCTCTTGAAAGAAATCTGATCAGGTCTTAAACATTGTGTTAATAATCTGTATGAAGAGAATTAACCGTCTGTCTTAACCTCCAGATACTTGTGGTCACACGTAGCACTTCTTCTGTAtaacctcctcctctccctcctcctcctgtcccaGGGTGCCATTGTCGCTGTGACAGGTGACGGTGTGAATGACTCACCTGCGCTGAAAAAGGCCGACATTGGTGTTGCCATGGGAATCTCTGGCTCAGATGTGTCCAAACAGGCCGCAGACATGATCTTGTTGGATGACAACTTTGCCTCTATTGTCACAGGAGTGGAAGAAGGTGAGCAGAGCTAAAGGGCAGAGCTGGAACGTGAACGTGTGGGTGTCAGAGACGGGATGTAACCCGCGTGCTTTTCTCCCTTCAGGCCGTTTGATCTTTGATAACCTTAAGAAGTCCATTGCCTACACCCTGACCAGTAACATCCCAGAGATCACCCCCTTCCTGCTGTTCATCATCGTCAACATCCCCCTGCCACTGGGAACCATCACCATCCTCTGTATTGACCTGGGAACCGACATGGTGAGAGCTCATCACACATTGTCTCCCTGAATACAGTCGCTGTCGACATACTTAGGACTGACACCATATTGCGACATATGTGTGCTTGTTTACAGAATTAGCTAAATACATGGAGGCAGAATAAACAGCAAGACTTGGGCATTGTGCAGACGTTATGCTTTTTTAATAACGTTCATATTttggttgtgtggttttatttaatttaggaTATTTAATATCTTTCTCACAATTCCAATTCTCTCTGAAAGGATGCACACATGCTtctatattatcattatatcagTCATAATGTACAAACGTTCACATCTGTCCCATCAGGTGCCAGCTATCTCTCTGGCTTATGAAACCGCTGAGAGCGACATCATGAAGCGTCAGCCCAGGAACCCCTTCAGGGACAAGCTGGTGAATGAGAGGCTGATCAGCATCGCTTATGGACAAATTGGTAGGTGGAAAATGAAAATGGCTACCACTGTAAATATCTTTGGACCTATATGCAAGGTTTTTTTGGTGGGATTCTAGATTAAGGAAGTTAAAAACCTCTCCGTGTGTGTATTCTCCTCAGGTATGATCCAGGCTCTCGGAGGCTTCTTCGCTTACTTTGTCATCTTGGCTGAAAACGGTTTCCTGCCCACTCGACTAGTCGGCATCAGGCTCAACTG contains:
- the atp1a3b gene encoding LOW QUALITY PROTEIN: sodium/potassium-transporting ATPase subunit alpha-3b (The sequence of the model RefSeq protein was modified relative to this genomic sequence to represent the inferred CDS: deleted 1 base in 1 codon), which translates into the protein MGYGRSDSYRVATTQDKVDKSPKKKKGAKDMDDLKKEVPITEHKMSIEEVCRKFQTDIVQGLTNAKAAEYLIRDGPNALTPPPTTPEWVKFCRQLFGGFSVLLWTGAILCFLAYAIQAATEDDPAGDNLYLGIVLTAVVVITGCFSYFQEAKSSKIMESFKNMVPQQALVIREGEKVQINAEEVVGGDLVEVKGGDRIPADIRVVSAHGCKVDNSSLTGESEPQSRSPDCTHDNPLETRNVAFFSTNCVEGTARGIVICTGDRTVMGRIATLTSGLETGKTPIAKEIEHFIHIITGVAVFLGVTFFILAIVLGYSWLEAVIFLIGIIVANVPEGLLATVTVCLTLTAKRMAKKNCLVKNLEAVETLGSTSTICSDKTGTLTQNRMTVAHMWFDNQIHEADTTEDQSGERGRGRRVPLFDKSSVTWLSLARIAGLCNRAQFKAGQDALPILKRDVAGDASESALLKCIELCCGSVRASRDRNKKVAEIPFNSTNKYQLSVHETEDVNDNRYLLVMKGAPERILDRCSTILLQGKEQPMDEELKESFQNAYMELGGLGERVLGFCHVMLPEDQYPKGFAFDTEDVNFQTDNLCFVGLMSMIDPPRAAVPDAVGKCRSAGIKVIMVTGDHPITAKAIAKGVGIISEGNETVEDIAARLNIPVSQVNPRDAKACVIHGTDLKDLSQDQMDDILRNHTEIVFARTSPQQKLIIVEGCQRLGAIVAVTGDGVNDSPALKKADIGVAMGISGSDVSKQAADMILLDDNFASIVTGVEEGRLIFDNLKKSIAYTLTSNIPEITPFLLFIIVNIPLPLGTITILCIDLGTDMVPAISLAYETAESDIMKRQPRNPFRDKLVNERLISIAYGQIGMIQALGGFFAYFVILAENGFLPTRLVGIRLNWDDRSCNDLEDSYGQQWTYEQRKIVEFTCHTAFFVSIVVVQWADVIICKTRRNSVFQQGMRNKILIFGLFEETALAAFLSYCPGMDVALRMYPLKPSWWFCAFPYSFLIFVYDEVRKLLLRRNPGGWVERETYY